A single window of Oncorhynchus clarkii lewisi isolate Uvic-CL-2024 chromosome 10, UVic_Ocla_1.0, whole genome shotgun sequence DNA harbors:
- the LOC139419629 gene encoding solute carrier family 25 member 15b codes for MAPHPVVQAIIDLSAGAIGGTACVLSGQPLDTAKVKMQTFPSLYRGFVHCFSSTYKQVGLRGLYQGTSPALMANIAENSVLFMSYGFCQEVVRTMAGLGTEAPLSDMQKACAGSVASIFSSLVLCPTELVKCRLQAMYEMEASGKIAKGQNTVWSVVKSVMKQNGPTGFFTGLTTTIAREVPGYFCFFGAYELCRTTFADNMKCSKDDIGVAPIVFSGGFGGACLWLVVYPFDCVKSRIQVMSMIGRQEGFFKTMMTIMRTEGVRALYSGLTPTMIRTFPANGALFLGYEASRKFMMKQFDS; via the exons ATGGCCCCACACCCAGTGGTGCAGGCCATCATTGACCTCTCAGCTGGAGCTATAG GAGGTACAGCGTGTGTGCTGAGCGGTCAGCCCCTGGACACAGCCAAGGTGAAGATGCAGACCTTTCCCTCCTTGTACCGAGGCTTTGTCCACTGCTTCTCCTCCACATACAA ACAGGTGGGTCTCCGAGGGCTCTACCAGGGTACCAGCCCAGCCCTGATGGCTAACATCGCTGAGAATTCTGTCCTCTTCATGAGCTACGGATTCTGCCAGGAGGTGGTTCGCACAATGGCGGGACTGGGAACGGAGGCTCCACTCAG TGACATGCAAAAAGCATGTGCTGGGTCGGTTGcatccatcttctcctctctGGTCCTGTGCCCCACTGAGCTGGTCAAGTGTCGTCTTCAAGCCATGTACGAGATGGAAGCGTCTGGCAAGATCGCAAAGGGCCAAAA CACGGTGTGGTCAGTGGTGAAGTCAGTGATGAAGCAAAATGGTCCTACAGGGTTTTTCACAGGCCTGACCACAACCATCGCCAGAGAGGTGCCCGGCTACTTCTGCTTCTTCGGGGCCTACGAGCTCTGCCGAACCACCTTTGCTGACAACATGAAGTGCAGCAAGGATGACATAG GAGTGGCCCCTATTGTGTTCAGTGGGGGTTTCGGGGGTGCATGCCTGTGGCTGGTGGTCTACCCCTTTGACTGTGTCAAGTCTCGCATCCAGGTCATGTCAATGATAGGGCGCCAGGAAGGTTTCTTCAAGACCATGATGACTATCATGAGGACGGAAG GTGTAAGGGCGCTCTATTCTGGTTTGACTCCCACCATGATCCGCACGTTCCCCGCCAACGGAGCCCTGTTCCTGGGGTACGAGGCCAGCCGTAAGTTCATGATGAAACAGTTTGACAGCTGA
- the LOC139418724 gene encoding small ribosomal subunit protein mS31: MYRILLLSVSPVRNRALHVYIREACLRSSKCEIVSLPICRATNGGVFNAFGTSSVIHCEKKEGPLPPKEENSALKDGEQKVAVKMVGEKVIELQDYVKMVAEQSEQRVGVKMEGVTESVKIEEILIQTEEVEKKLESKVEAAKASEKIKEIIQIKTEVEPILEVRMEAVKESKIEEIPVKLDSEKMEEIQTKTALLPIPEVKLEDVKESEEIKEIMLASKTEEVKQKLEVTMAVVKEGETIVEIQVKTEEVVDVKKLGDKVVEEQMLEVNKEEQQTEAPPKDEIQPVKSGKESLLDLLGAMKVEVTNKRKFKALKVQRTSETAARPMLAAMESTTSMFQEATGMADVPAPAPSETLSPELVAAASAAAATLPNQSQAESELLKKLRQHEAIGEAQKNGDVNNIGVIIADMKVGKKPNGRQNARPANQIRFDEDGRGYTHDRGITAELDGGLRRRRSLFSGKRLNIFTPSTEPEADTDIAVPTLWDMELANQVALSTNQMPRNGFEEMIQWTKEGRLWQYPINNEAGLEAEAQVPFHEHVFLEKHLEEGFPRQGPVRHFMELVVSGLAKNPYYTIQQKREHIAWFRDYFQQKEEVLKEAEVYLN; the protein is encoded by the exons ATGTATAGAATACTACTATTGTCCGTCAGTCCGGTTAGAAATCGTGCATTACATGTGTACATCCGCGAGGCATGTTTAAGGTCGTCGAAATGTGAAATAGTTTCACTCCCCATTTGCAG aGCTACGAATGGAGGGGTCTTCAATGCATTTGGCACAAGCTCTGTCATCCACTGTGAAAAGAAAGAGGGGCCACTCCCTCCCAAGGAAGAAAATAGTGCATTGAAGGATGGTGAGCAGAAGGTAGCAGTAAAAATGGTTGGAGAGAAGGTCATAGAGCTACAAGATTATGTAAAAATGGTAGCAGAACAGAGCGAGCAGAGAGTAGGGGTGAAAATGGAGGGAGTAACAGAGAGTGTCAAAATTGAAGAAATTCTTATACAAACAGAAGAGGTTGAGAAAAAACTAGAATCAAAGGTGGAGGCAGCAAAGGCGAGTGAGAAAATCAAAGAAATAATCCAGATTAAAACAGAGGTTGAGCCAATTCTCGAGGTAAGAATGGAGGCTGTAAAGGAGAGCAAAATAGAGGAAATTCCAGTTAAGCTGGATAGTGAGAAAATGGAAGAAATCCAGACTAAAACAGCACTTTTGCCCATTCCAGAAGTAAAGCTGGAGGATGTAAAGGAGAGTGAGGAAATTAAAGAAATCATGTTAGCCAGTAAAACAGAGGAGGTTAAACAAAAGCTAGAAGTAACAATGGCGGTAGTAAAGGAGGGTGAAACAATTGTTGAGATCCAGGTTAAAACAGAAGAGGTTGTAGATGTAAAGAAATTGGGAGACAAAGTTGTAGAGGAGCAGATGTTAGAGGTCAATAAGGAGGAACAACAGACAGAAGCCCCCCCCAAGGATGAAATTCAGCCTGTGAAGAGTGGGAAGGAGAGTCTGCTGGACCTCTTGGGGGCCATGAAGGTCGAGGTGACCAACAAAAGGAAGTTTAAGGCCTTAAAGGTGCAGAGGACCTCTGAGACTGCTGCCAGGCCCATGTTAGCAGCTATGGAGAGCACCACCAGTATGTTCCAGGAGGCCACTGGCATGGCTGACGTACCAGCACCTGCCCCAAG TGAGACACTGAGCCCTGAGCTGGTTGCTGCTGCCTCTGCTGCTGCAGCTACTTTACCTAACCAAAGCCAGGCTGAGTCAGAGCTGCTGAAGAAGCTGAGGCAACATGAAGCTATCGGAGAGGCACAGAAGAACGGGGACGTCAACAACATTGG GGTTATCATTGCTGACATGAAGGTGGGGAAGAAGCCCAACGGCAGGCAGAACGCCCGGCCGGCCAATCAGATCCGCTTTGATGAAGATGGGAGGGGCTACACCCATgatagaggcatcactgcagagttggatggtggatTACGGAGGAG GAGAAGTCTATTTTCAGGGAAAAGGCTGAACATCTTCACCCCGAGCACTGAACCGGAGGCAGACACAGATATAGCTGTTCCGACCCTATGGGACATGGAGTTAGCCAATCAAGTGGCCCTGTCAACCAATCAAATGCCTCGTAATGGCTTTGAGGAGATGATCCAGTGGACCAAAGAGGGCAGGCTGTGGCAGTATCCAATTAACAATGAGGCTG GTCTTGAGGCGGAGGCCCAGGTGCCCTTCCATGAGCACGTGTTCCTGGAGAAACACCTGGAGGAAGGCTTCCCACGCCAGGGACCTGTCAGACACTTCATGGAGCTGGTGGTCTCGGGCCTGGCTAAAAATCCCTACTACACAATACAGCAAAAGAGAGAACATATAGCCTGGTTCAGGGACTACTTTCAGCAGAAAGAGGAGGTCCTCAAGGAGGCAGAGGTTTACCTCAACTGA
- the LOC139418723 gene encoding transmembrane 4 L6 family member 5 codes for MCTGKCSRCIGVTLYPLAVISIICNIILFFPGWETSYAKDGYITEEVKYMGGLVGGGLMVLVPALYIHVTGQQGCCANRCGMFLSIAFAAVGVAGALYSFIVAMLGLINGPYCRVLLLWTTPFKDRENSYLNNRDLWGLCTAPKNVVEFNIGLFAILLVTSSLQLVLCCTQMINGLFGCLCGTCTNKGVI; via the exons ATGTGTACAGGTAAATGCTCCCGGTGTATTGGGGTGACGCTATACCCACTGGCAGTCATCTCAATCATCTGTAACATCATACTGTTCTTCCCGGGTTGGGAGACCAGTTACGCCAAAGACGGATACATCACAGAAGAGGTGAAGTACATGGGAGGACTGGTTGGAGGGGGACTAATG GTGTTGGTCCCAGCATTGTACATCCATGTTACTGGACAGCAGGGATGCTGTGCCAACCGCTGCGGG ATGTTCCTCTCCATTGCCTTTGCTGCGGTCGGGGTTGCTGGCGCCCTCTACAGTTTCATAGTGGCAATGCTTGGCCTGATTAATGGGCCCTACTGTAGAGTGCTGCTGCTCTGGACAACTCCCTTCAAAGACAG AGAAAACAGTTACCTGAACAACCGTGATCTGTGGGGATTGTGCACAGCGCCTAAAAACGTGGTGGAGTTTAACATTGGGCTGTTTGCCATCCTGCTGGTGACAAGCTCTCTGCAGCTGGTCCTCTGTTGCACCCAAATGATCAACGGGCTCTTTGGATGCCTCTGTGGAACCTGCACCAACAAAGGG GTTATTTAA